The genomic interval ctacagaacccacccactacccaggcactgcaagccacacaccggatgtcctggacattgtcttactgaagaacgtgaaacattctgtccagttggaaaccctggcggaactgacctcagaccacaacccagttaccattactgttggcgacgagatggaaacccaccagcaaacacccaggtacaacttcaccagggcgaactggagcctgtacaaagaagagttgagcaacatcacaaacccccgccccttggacaccaacggagacattgatgatgctgttaacacctttactaccgcagtccaacatgcaatagagcacagcgtcccgaaacagatgcccaaacgctgctccatctacgacctaccgagcgggatcaagcaagcgattgctgagaaaaacagggcccgacgccagtggcagaagttccgcacacctgaccttctggtaaagtacaactcacttgccagactactgcgacagcaaatcagccaacaccggggggagaggtgggaggccgcagcagccaagctgaaggaatccgacaactctgtttggagaatgacccgacgcctgaccgggaagaaggagcctaatccaccgatccagggccagacccacctggcatgtagcaacaaggacaaggcagaggttctcgctgacacactggagacaacttttaggcctaaccaagccagcaaaatagcacgggaagttgagcaaggagttaacaggcatcttaccgagcacctaccagagaccgaagcggaaacccttgaaggatgcaccaggactgagataatgcaacttgcagaaaagctggcaaatggcaaagcaccaggaagtgacggaattaccaacctggccatcaagaagcttccgccggcagccatggaatgcctcacagaaatcttcaatgcatgcatgcggctccagcactttcctcaatcctggaaggaagccaaggtcattgtatttccaaagcctggaaaaccacggagggatcctgcaaactaccgtccgataagcctgctctctggactgtcgaaactcctggagaaagttattcttacgcgcctccgccactttgcctctggtaaaaacattctactaaaggagcaatttggattccggaaggaccactcaaccaaccatcagctgctgcgagtcgttgacataataagccatggattcaacatccacaaatcaactggagttgtcttcttggacgtggccaaagcatttgacagagtttggcatgaaggactactgcacaaaatgatcaacctgaaattcccaaactacctgattaagctgactgcaagctacttgcgggagcgcacattccacgtggctgtgcgggaagagctctcaacaacacgccccatccgcgctggcgtgccacagggatcagtcctgggacctttccttttcaacctcttcatgaatgacatccccacagacctccacaagactcaactggcactctacgcagacgatgtggcagtcatctcccagtccttcagagagaaagaattagctaagaacatccagaaagcactagacatgctatcaacatggtacagcgactggcaagtaggactgaactccagcaagactacagctacactgtttaccaaaaagaggatcaaggcacacccgccaatcaccctcaacggagaggctgtcaaatgggagccaaacagctcttacctaggtgtaatcctagatagcaaactaagctggagaaaccacattgagaagattcaacagaaggcaacaaccaagctggcagcactgtaccctctgctgaagacaaggaccatgcccatcaagagcaaagtcaatgtgatcaaggcgatcattagacccacaatgacatacgcctccccggtgtggagtggttgccaccaacatcaaagatcatctctccaaaaattacagaacaaggcgctgcggattgcgtccaacgctccacttcctacaagaatagcagaccttcatagggaactgggtatcgagatgttagatgaacatctaaagaagctcaacaagaaattctacaaggaactggaccagaactcaaacccgctgatcaagaagcttgctgcgatctctgcaaacccatttgaccgctacccacgacccatcacagcgctgaacctgtgaaaccaactcaactgtggcaagtaacacagatcaagaagcttcctaaagagtgcgacaatacactcaacaagagaacttggagtaatgaggctcaagcctcggtatccaatatcaccactgacagatttaatctgtcagtcagaacagaacggtcagtgAGTCTGACATTGTTTCTCTGCAGGTGGAAGAGGAAGCATCGCTCAATATGCCTGAACCAGCCAAGTCTGCGCCAGCTGCCAAGAAGGGCTCTAAGAAAGCCGTGACCAAGACTCAGAAGAAAGATGGGAAGAAGCGTAGGAAGAGCAGGAAGGAAAGTTATGCCATCTACGTGTACAAGGTGCTGAAGCAGGTTCACCCTGACACCGGCATCTCCTCCAAGGCCATGGGCATCatgaactcctttgtgaatgaTATCTTCGAGCGTATCGCAGGGGAAGCGTCTCGCCTGGCTCATTACAACAAGCGCTCAACCATCACTTCCCGGGAGATCCAGACCGCTGTGCGCCTGCTGTTACCGGGAGAGCTGGCCAAGCACGCAGTGTCCGAGGGCACCAAGGCTGTCACCAAGTACACCAGCGCCAAGTAACCCTGATCTGATAACCGACCcacaaacacaaaggctcttttaagagccacccACATTATCCACATGAAAGCTATAATGCTCATATTTACTCTGTTCAGGCTAAAAAGTCTATCACATGTAATGATTGTTTTGTTCTGCCATAAGGTtatattgcacttttttttttaattcaatctgTTACACAGAATAACTTGCTCAGACAGTTTAAGGAGTTATTTGGGTTAGGTTTGCAGTATAAAACATCGTAATAGTTTCTGTACATTTGTGCAATGACTATTGTGATATCTGTTCAGCATTTTAGAGCTTACTATCCAACCACCTGTGTTATATTTTGTTTCCTGAAAATTGGGATTTGTTACTCGGTTACTCAGGAGGCGGGAGACCCGCAGAGACGGTAAGAACCCTTCAATTAATCGGCAGTTCACACAAACACCACAGGGTGGCGCTGCCGCGTTAGAAATTGAATTCGTGCTCCGAGTCAGCGCGAGATTTCATATTTATCCCAAACTCGCCTTTTTTGAGCCTCACTGAAATACAGATTATATGTACACGTATCTCAGGGGAATGGTGAGTGAAATGATGCCCTTAACACCCGCATGCTATATAATACATTTGGTCACGGGCATGTTCTATTACAGTTTATGATAAGTTAACATTCAGCCAATACAATAGGTTTGCACACATTCGTTTGATATGAGCATAGTTAATGTGCATATaaaggtgtgcatatatgtatatagtcaTATAAACGTCCGTTTGGATGTCTTAATATCTATATAAAGTAAATGGTCCAGGTAGTGTATATGGTGATGGTGAGTACTGtgagtaaattttaaattatacgaattttgattaaataaaaaaaagcataaaGTGTCTGTAATtatctaaaaacaaaaaacatactaACACCTTCACCTGTCTCCCTGGGCAGTGGCTGCTCTGAGCATTGTTTTGCATACTTTGTTCCTGTATGATTAATGCAGCACTAGTTGGAGAATGATGGTATGGGCTGATCAATGCTATCAGATGCTTAAATCAGTCATATAATGCCATTTAGCAGAAAACGTTATTTTTAATTGCAAATAACATTTGGCCTGAACGTGTTAGTCCTAATGTCAGTGTATCACTTTTATGACATTTATGTCAGTATTACAGGAGTTTAGACGGTgtatttgaaatactgtatttaatCAGCAGTTAATTGGCATGAAAGTGTAAAACCTGCGGTGTTGGAGTATCAACTTTTGACACAAACTACACAATGTGGCGAAGTATGTGTGTAGAAAAGCAGTGACTTTAAGCACtatctatagcaggcctgcacaacttgtcaagtgagaagggccgaactgctccaaggaatacagattcgggctgcacgggtaaaatcatcatcctcatatctccagcacccctcatcatcctcatatcggccccagcaaccctcatcctcatatcccacccagcacccctcatcttcatcctcatatctcccccagcactcctcatcatcatcttaaTATATCTCCctctgcacccctcatcatcaacgttTGTGACTCCATTTCTCACACCCCCATCACTTCCCcacacccatacacaatactcaccctccacatcacaaacaatactcaccctccacatcacacacaatactcaccctccacatcacacacaatacccccctccacatcacacacaatacccccctccacatcacacacaacaccccccgcagaccacacacattccaccccccctgcacctcaccccctgcacctcaccccctgcacctcacatcaccccctgcacctcacctcacccccctgcacctcaccccgctgcacctcaccccgctgcacctcacccccctgcacctcacccccctgcacatcacgccccccctgcacatcacgccccccctgcacatcacgcccccctgcacatcacgcccccctgcacatcacgcccccctgcacatcacgcacccctgcacatcacgccccccctgcacatcacgccccccctgcacatcacgccccccctgcacatcaccccccccctgcacatcaccccccctgcacatcacccccccctgcacatcaccccccctgcacatcaccccccctgcacatcacccaccccccctgcacatcacccacccccctgcacatcacccaccccccctgcacatcacccaccccctgcacatcacccacccccctgcacatcacccacccccctgcacatcacccacccccctgcacatcaccccccccctgcacatcacccaccccccctgcacatcacccaccccccctgcacatcacccacccccctgcacatcacccaccccccctgcacatcacccacccccctgcacatcacccaccccctgcacatcacccacccccctgcacatcacccaccccccctgcacatcacccccccctgcacatcatccaccccccctgcacatcacccccccctgcacatcacccaccccccctgcacatcacccacccccccttgcacatcacccacccccctgcacatcacccaccccccctgcacatcacccaccccccctgcacatcacccacccccctgcacatcacccaccccccctgcacatcacccccccccctgcacatcacccaccccccttgcacatcacccaccccccctgcacatcacccacccccctgcacatcaccacccccctgcacatcaccacccccctgcacatcacccacccccctgcacatcacccaccccctgcacatcacccaccccctgcacatcacccaccccctgcacatcaccaccccccctgcacatcaccaccccccctgcacatcaccaccccccctgcacatcaccaccccccatgcacatcacccaccccccctgcacatcacccccccctccctgcacatcaccaccctccctccctgcacatcaccaccctccctgcacatcaccaccctccctccctgcacatcaccaccctccctgcacatcacccaccccccctgcacatcacccaccccccctgcacatcacccaccccccctgcacatcaacaccccccctgcacatcaacaccccccctgcacatcaacaccccccctccctgcacatcaacaccccccctccctgcacatcaacacccccctccctgcacatcaacacccccctccctgcacatcaccacccccctccctgcacatcaccaccccccctccctgcacatcaccaccccccctccctgcacatcaccccctgcacatcaccccctgcacatcaccccctgcacatcacccacccctccTGCATATCAccttcccctgcacatcacctatccccctgcacctccttacctcacattaccccctgcacctcccctcacccccctgcaactCAGATCACGGCAGAGAGGAGGCAGGACTGCGCGcgctcgcaagcagcgggcaccggaagtgccgcactgctagagcgtgcagtcttgagagcgggctTGGCTCGGGGAGAGAgtggactcgggggagggagagcggactcgggggagggagagcggactcgggggagggagagcggactcgggggaggagggggaaagccgccgccgcgggccgcacagtgagtgccggcgggccgcgtgttgtgcaggcctgatctatagGAATTTGCTTTTTGCAGCAATGCGTTGTTATGACGGATCATACACCAGACAAGCCGGTAGAATAGAAAGAGTTAATATCTTAAAATGTAACTCTCAAGCAGAATCAAtcacaaataaaagcatctgAACACGTGGCTCAAAACCACGTGAAACAGCCCCTCAGACACAATAGCGGGGGCTTGCCGTGGGATTGTAACATGTTTGTCAGCTCAACCCAGCTGCAATAAACACCTGAGCGGTGTCCCACTCGTGCGAACACAAAAGCGGAAAGCAAACCGGTAAGGCGATGTAGAgggcccgctcccaacgtgggacggaggggaagcgccgttGCAAGCCCGCGAGCGCCAACCCAGATTCCCCCGCGTGTGCCTCCTGCACCGGGCAGCAGCCGCGGAATtagccctcttccccctccccccgagcCTACCTCCCACCCGGGCAGCAGCTGTGGGGAAATcggaggcagggggggaagcGTCTGGCGGGCAAGGAAGAAGGAAGCAGCatccacccggtcaaggtcagtcacccacccaccgacccatgcagtcacccaccctggcactcacccactcaggcagccacccaccctggcagtcagtcatccacccactcaggcagtcacccacccaactcacacacccacccggCAGTCACCAACcaacccaccctggcagtcactcacccagtcactcggtgaagtcacccacccaccctgacAGTCATCcacttgtcttttgttgaaaatataaaaataaacagattgcattgtaattttTTTCCCGTATTACAATAacaaaacagttaagtaaaagttacgcgctaaaaaatattttttcgtggtaggtgcgctatgggctcgggggagagaggggggctgctcctttcatttgtcctgggccccatgatttctgttggcggccctgctcgccagaataaatatacttttatttgaCTTTGGTGTCCTGCCTGGTGCTTGATCCTGTAGAACAGTCGtgctctcccgtgacagtgtTAACATTCAGAATATATGTATTGATAATAATGACCGTGAGTGtcaatactttattttaaaagtaCATTGTGTATTGATTGAATAAAAGTTTTTAttgattaataaaaaattaataaaatatttgattGATTACCCATTATTTCATGGTATACTGCAAACATAGTGGTGTGCACCATCTATAGGAGTTCTTTCAATGTGTGTTCCTCTCTTCAGACCTCTATATTAATCTCTTTGGTAGAGCGAGGTCTCTGTGCTATCTAGAATGAAAACCCATAAATTCTCTACATATGGCCTTTTAATGTTTCTTCATTTATATGATCAATTTCTTAATAAATACTAATCCACATTAGAAAAAGATATTCATATTTTTACACCAAATGAAAATATCTATTTCTAGAAAACATTTTCACACATCTCCATAACCAACCTTACAATTAAGTTTAAAATGTTACGTCAGTTTCAATTTAAACagaaaattttacattttcaaCTTGTAAGCACACTATTTCCATGTTTATGTATAAGGCTGGtaaattttaaaatataaatattccACAGATCTGTGGGACGTGTCGTATTTCTGCATATTGCTGTTACTCCAGTTAAAATAAATTCACTTGTTTGTGTCACACCAGACTTGTCAAATGTTGTTTATGCACCAAGAATACTATTGTTACTATTGTTACCATAAGAAGAAAATATGTTTTTACTCAGGAATGGATGAGCCTCAGTGCTTTGGCCAAGGGCTTGATTCAGTTAGGGGAACTCAGCTTGTTCTATTATACAAAAGACCACTCCTCCATTTTTACCCTATTATTATGTTAGGGTTTATTCAGGAAAATAAACACATAACAGGTTTATTTTGAAGCCAGGTGTAGTAATTAacattaaacacttttttttgaaGTGGAACTTCTTTGGGCACACCTACCACATGAGCAAAATTCCCTGGCAGTAAACGGAGTTAATGGAGACGTAAGTCACAAgtgacggaagtgatgtcactgctaGCAGAAGAGGCAATCAGCAACATCAGCTTCCAACACCAGCAGTCATCTGAGAGGAggaacacacacctctctccgaggggggagggggggagtggaggctgCACCGGGGCCAGGGGACTTATAACCTCCTCCGCGCGTGTCTCCGTACCTCCGccgagggggagaaagagtggcggCTGCTTCGGGCAGACCCCCTCCGTGtctgccgggggggggagagagtgggggctgctctGGGCCGGGGGACTCCGACAGACCCCCCTCCGTGTCAGCAGCTccgctggggggggaggagagagggggggctggcTCGTTGCGCCTGTGCAGAAGGCACCAGCACATGGAGAataccacacacagagagaaacacacaagtaattcacagttactataaatatagaagtgcaaatagctaaatcACGCGTTCGAAGTCAAACGTCATTGCGTTTTGGCACGGAAATTGTTTTgacttaattaaaaaaatcatcacaaatacaatttctgtgacgaaagacaaaaaagtttcacttaatATGCGCGTGCTTGGCACGCACTTTTTATACTGTATTATCTTTATACTATTTTCGAACAAAATTAAATTTATCCCTTTTGTTTTTGCATTCTTGAGAGCAATCTAAACAAAGTCAGCTGAATGAACCGAATTTGTTTTATTGCTCTggcataaatataaatatacataacagCTTCGTGCCTTGCTGACTTGTGTCCTATTTAAATACAGGTCTTGGAACTTACACTGAAAGCAATGCAGATACCGATTTCTAACCCAACAGCGCCACCGTGTGGTATATTGTGATAACatgtttttatttgaattttgAAAACTTTGGCGCCTTTATGTAAAACGGAAAAATGTACTTTCTATTATACTATGCATTATCCATGCTACACTTCACAACGTTGCTTTAATTTATATAGggacattttcctttttttttttttttttttttttagaattatgGCTAACAAAATAAATGCTTCACAATCAGGCCATCAATTCTGTGGCTATTAAAATGTTCCTGAAAAGGATAAAGTCGGTAAGAAAGATCAACCCCAAATGAAATGTTCAAGTGACTTTGGTATGAAACATTGATTTTTTTCTTTCACATGTTGGGATTTTGTAATTAGTGAAAGGAAATATCGGGTTACAAGCGATTACTTCTATTCCTCCGCGTTTAATATCTGCAGTTACTGCTAAATCATCACTGCTTTTCCTAATTACAACATTTACATTAACCTGTAATGTATACAATCTTTAATAAATTAACTGGCATCATTAGTAATTAAAACGGAGTTATTTAGGTAGAAGTGTATATCAGTGCAGTAAACATCATGTAATTAACTCTTCCTCGATACTGTGGGTGGCTCTGAAAAGCCTTTGTTGGTATTTGGTATTCTTTTTTTTAGAATTATGGCTCTAACCACATAAATGCTTCAATCAGGTCATCAATTGTATGGCTATTAAATGTTCCTTAAAAGGATCATCAAGAAATGTTCAAGAGACTATGGTATAAAACATTTATTATTGTAATGCTATTACTTCTATTCCCTCGTGTTTAATATCTGCAGTTACTTAAATAATTACTACTTTGTCTAATTACAGCACTGACATATTGAGATACATGTACATTAATCTGTAGTGTACAGAACCTTTCATAAATTAACTTGCAACATTAGTAATTAAAACTGATACAGATACTTAGGTAGAAGTGTACATACATCAGTGCAGTAAACATTATGTAATTAAACTCTTCCCCGACACTGTGGGTGGCtctgaaaagagcctttgtgttgtTGGGTATTTGGGATTCTCCGCTCCTGGTCTCGGGTGTTCAGTTCTCACTTGCTGCTCTTGGCCGATTTGTGG from Ascaphus truei isolate aAscTru1 chromosome 17, aAscTru1.hap1, whole genome shotgun sequence carries:
- the LOC142468474 gene encoding histone H2B 1.1 codes for the protein MPEPAKSAPAAKKGSKKAVTKTQKKDGKKRRKSRKESYAIYVYKVLKQVHPDTGISSKAMGIMNSFVNDIFERIAGEASRLAHYNKRSTITSREIQTAVRLLLPGELAKHAVSEGTKAVTKYTSAK